AAAGATGACTTGATGAAGTTGTTCTTAACGAGATACTCGTTCTCATCGTCCTGACCTGAGACCATAGGCTTCTTCCTGACGAGGTCATTTCCCTTTTTCATTCCGAAGAAGAGCGAAGGAGATGATGGGATCCTTCTGAAAGCTCTAGCACTCTCTGATCTCTTCACCACTTTGTCTCTCCCGCTCTTCTCTGGCGTGTTCTTCAAATCAGAACTCGTTCTGCTTCTACGTGAGCTGCTTTCACCTCTTGTTTCCACCTTGTTCTTTGCCTCCTCAGCCACATCTTCTTCTTCTTCATTAACCTTTTCAAGTAGAGGGAACTTGTGGTCTAGTTTCTCAATCACTTCATCAATCTTATTGCTTCTTTCACCTTGAAGGTTGTCTTTGCTGTTGCTTTCCAGTAAGACGTGGAGCCATTTCTCAACATTTCCTTTCCCTCGCTCTCTCCTGCTTTCCTCATCTTCCTCATTCTCTGGTTCCTTGAATACATGAAATGCTCTAAAGCTTCTGCTCCCTCTCTTCCCTTCTTCAAGCTTCTCTTCAACATCTTCTAATGTCTTCTGCTCCTCTTCCACTTCCTCTATTTCCCCATGCTTCTCAGAAGCTGCTACTGCTTTATGTTCTTCTTCAAGGTATACTACTCTTAACTCCTTTTGTAATGACGTATCTTCACTTGTTCCAGGAAGATACAAAGACAGCTTCTTATCTCTATCCTCTAGCAACAACTCATCCTCATCATTCAGCAAAACTCTTGATCTTTTCCTTGCTTTCTCCATCTCAGGCCTCACTTGATTCTCCAGCTCCTCTCTTTCCTTAAACTTCTTGTGAAGCTCCTTCTCCGAACCGTCACAAATCGCCTTCTGCGCCTCTAGTCTCGCCATCAGTGCACCACTAGCCGCCTGGTTTAGCCTCACTTGCTCCTTATACACAACACTCCTACAAAACAAAACTAAAAGTAAATAAACATTGAGCTAAACATATGTATATAAGAGACAATCAATCTCTTACTGGTGCATGGCATCCCTGATCATCTTCTCAAGTGTGTTCCTATAAGAGCACTGAGCTTCCGCCAACTTCCTGCACTTCTCAGCTCTTCTTCTCCGCTTAATCAGCTCACTCTCAAGCTCCTGAATACTAACCTGCTCTTCACTGTTCTTTCTCTTCAAATCATTCATTTCTTCATCTAGCTTCTTCATCTCAACTCTCATACTCTGCGCTTCCTCTCGGTTTCTCAGCGAGTCCCTAGCAGCAACAATGGCTTGATACGGATTCTTCATTAAATCTGGCGTCTCATTCTCTTTGAGTCCCATCTTCCTCGCTGCAGTATACATAGTTGCTTCAATATGCAATATATAAAAGCAGTGTTATAAAAATTGGTTTAGGCTTTCCAAAAATCGGGTTAT
This sequence is a window from Brassica oleracea var. oleracea cultivar TO1000 chromosome C1, BOL, whole genome shotgun sequence. Protein-coding genes within it:
- the LOC106325792 gene encoding trichohyalin-like isoform X2 — encoded protein: MLGDYDITEEDMVIDKAQGYPIAYAKICRDFAASPYRNGPPFTFMPYILQQNESSRCREADQMFPVIDPKARPTTKPKIFLSLLWKQLNHLGNAGFDPAVIRIDPYGNVLYFHADSASPLAWGFDHWFPCSRGGLTVPSNLRIVQWQARKNKKDKLEFLVPWWDLQVGISVNQFLSIFAASSSNFKRRAFSFLFKEGETEELNGSQTVDSHRFPQHFVESKDKFGLASAAVVVSRREPYDPSLVLRSLDHNRQTPARKMGLKENETPDLMKNPYQAIVAARDSLRNREEAQSMRVEMKKLDEEMNDLKRKNSEEQVSIQELESELIKRRRRAEKCRKLAEAQCSYRNTLEKMIRDAMHQSVVYKEQVRLNQAASGALMARLEAQKAICDGSEKELHKKFKEREELENQVRPEMEKARKRSRVLLNDEDELLLEDRDKKLSLYLPGTSEDTSLQKELRVVYLEEEHKAVAASEKHGEIEEVEEEQKTLEDVEEKLEEGKRGSRSFRAFHVFKEPENEEDEESRRERGKGNVEKWLHVLLESNSKDNLQGERSNKIDEVIEKLDHKFPLLEKVNEEEEDVAEEAKNKVETRGESSSRRSRTSSDLKNTPEKSGRDKVVKRSESARAFRRIPSSPSLFFGMKKGNDLVRKKPMVSGQDDENEYLVKNNFIKSSFQTIKRAVKF
- the LOC106325792 gene encoding kinesin-like protein KIF15 isoform X1, with product MLGDYDITEEDMVIDKAQGYPIAYAKICRDFAASPYRNGPPFTFMPYILQQNESSRCREADQMFPVIDPKARPTTKPKIFLSLLWKQLNHLGNAGFDPAVIRIDPYGNVLYFHADSASPLAWGFDHWFPCSRGGLTVPSNLRIVQWQARKNKKDKLEFLVPWWDLQVGISVNQFLSIFAASSSNFKRRAFSFLFKEGETEELNGSQTVDSHRFPQHFVESKDKFGLASAAVVVSRREPYDPSLVLRSLDHNRQTPATMYTAARKMGLKENETPDLMKNPYQAIVAARDSLRNREEAQSMRVEMKKLDEEMNDLKRKNSEEQVSIQELESELIKRRRRAEKCRKLAEAQCSYRNTLEKMIRDAMHQSVVYKEQVRLNQAASGALMARLEAQKAICDGSEKELHKKFKEREELENQVRPEMEKARKRSRVLLNDEDELLLEDRDKKLSLYLPGTSEDTSLQKELRVVYLEEEHKAVAASEKHGEIEEVEEEQKTLEDVEEKLEEGKRGSRSFRAFHVFKEPENEEDEESRRERGKGNVEKWLHVLLESNSKDNLQGERSNKIDEVIEKLDHKFPLLEKVNEEEEDVAEEAKNKVETRGESSSRRSRTSSDLKNTPEKSGRDKVVKRSESARAFRRIPSSPSLFFGMKKGNDLVRKKPMVSGQDDENEYLVKNNFIKSSFQTIKRAVKF